In Lactococcus paracarnosus, a genomic segment contains:
- the ychF gene encoding redox-regulated ATPase YchF, translated as MALTAGIVGLPNVGKSTLFNAITQAGAEAANYPFATIDPNVGTVEVPDKRLDNITDLIKPKKTIPTTFEFTDIAGIVKGASKGEGLGNKFLANIREVDAIIHVVRAFEDENVMREQNRESDFVDPLADIDTINLELILADLESINKRYARVEKIARTQKDKDAVLELKVLDKIKPTLEAGKSARTVAFEEDELKVVRSLFLLTTKPVLYVANVSEDEVGDPESITYVKQIREFAATENADTVIISARVEEEIAELDDDEKAEFLEAIGLSESGIDKLTQVAYRLLGLGTYFTAGEKEVRAWTFKRGIKAPGAAGIIHSDFEKGFIRAVTMSYDDLVQYGSEKAVKEAGRLREEGKEYIVQDGDILEFRFNV; from the coding sequence ATGGCTTTAACAGCAGGCATCGTCGGATTACCCAATGTCGGTAAATCTACACTCTTTAACGCAATCACACAAGCGGGGGCGGAAGCCGCCAACTACCCTTTTGCAACCATTGACCCAAATGTTGGCACGGTTGAAGTCCCAGATAAACGACTTGATAACATTACCGATCTCATTAAACCAAAGAAAACAATCCCAACAACGTTTGAATTCACAGATATCGCAGGTATCGTTAAAGGTGCTTCAAAGGGAGAAGGATTAGGTAATAAATTCCTTGCAAATATCCGAGAAGTGGATGCCATCATCCATGTCGTTCGTGCCTTTGAAGATGAAAACGTGATGCGAGAACAAAACCGCGAGAGTGACTTTGTTGATCCACTTGCTGACATTGATACCATTAACTTAGAACTGATTTTAGCAGACTTAGAATCTATCAATAAAAGATATGCGCGTGTTGAAAAAATTGCACGAACACAAAAAGATAAAGATGCTGTGTTAGAACTTAAAGTTTTGGATAAAATCAAACCAACACTCGAAGCTGGCAAATCGGCAAGAACAGTTGCATTTGAAGAAGATGAATTAAAAGTTGTTAGATCGCTATTTTTATTGACAACGAAACCAGTCTTATATGTTGCTAATGTATCCGAAGATGAAGTTGGTGATCCAGAAAGCATTACTTATGTGAAACAAATACGTGAGTTTGCAGCAACAGAGAATGCGGATACTGTTATTATCTCTGCTCGTGTTGAGGAAGAAATAGCAGAACTAGATGATGATGAAAAAGCTGAATTTCTTGAAGCAATTGGCTTAAGTGAATCCGGGATTGATAAGTTAACACAAGTCGCTTATCGTTTACTCGGTCTTGGCACATACTTTACAGCTGGTGAAAAAGAAGTTCGTGCATGGACATTTAAACGTGGTATTAAAGCGCCAGGTGCAGCGGGTATTATTCATTCTGATTTTGAAAAAGGATTCATTAGAGCAGTAACCATGTCTTACGATGATCTAGTTCAATACGGTTCAGAAAAAGCCGTTAAAGAAGCAGGCCGTCTGAGAGAAGAAGGAAAAGAATATATCGTACAAGATGGTGATATTTTAGAATTCCGTTTTAATGTCTAA
- the pth gene encoding aminoacyl-tRNA hydrolase, with the protein MVKIIVGLGNPGDKYTHTKHNIGFDVLDVLANRLDVSFKRDKTFISDIASTFVDGEKILLVKPLTFMNDSGKAVKPILAYNGLTADDLIVIYDDLDMVVGKLRLRQKGSAGGHNGIKSISEQLNTQAFNRIKVGIGRPKHGMSVVNHVLGRFDKTDNEDAAIGIARAADAVQYFIETNNFNQTGNQFNG; encoded by the coding sequence TTGGTAAAAATAATAGTTGGGCTTGGTAATCCAGGTGATAAATATACCCATACTAAACATAATATTGGTTTTGATGTCCTAGATGTCCTCGCTAACCGATTAGATGTCAGTTTTAAGCGTGATAAAACGTTTATATCAGACATAGCGAGTACATTTGTTGATGGTGAAAAAATTTTACTAGTCAAACCACTCACTTTTATGAATGACTCTGGTAAGGCAGTAAAACCAATTTTAGCCTATAATGGTCTAACAGCTGACGACCTAATAGTTATCTATGATGATCTTGACATGGTTGTAGGGAAACTTCGTCTTCGTCAAAAAGGATCCGCCGGTGGCCATAATGGCATCAAATCAATTTCAGAACAACTTAACACGCAAGCATTTAATCGGATTAAAGTAGGAATCGGTCGTCCTAAACATGGGATGAGTGTCGTTAATCATGTACTTGGTAGATTTGATAAAACAGATAATGAAGATGCAGCAATCGGCATTGCGCGTGCAGCAGATGCTGTTCAATATTTTATTGAGACAAATAATTTCAATCAGACAGGAAACCAATTTAACGGATGA
- the mfd gene encoding transcription-repair coupling factor gives MKLTTLFDENLPVNKWHRDLNKASRTLFTGIQGTIKALLMATAYDNYPDKYIIITDSQYHASELYSDLAEIIGEDKIFQYFSDDNIFAEYAIASKERIAYRLDALTFLEDDQADGFLIIPIFALRNLLPNPKTFKNFKLTFTVGQEIDVEAIAKQLSTRSFDLVQRVMSPGEFSKRGDILDIYPLTAENPIRIEFFGDEIDGIRYFDIETQRSLQEVNTVTITPASDFVLSQDDFARGVNNLSSITDLDEQQKSYFDELIGAAKHDHYHPDLRKFSEFFYEDKWTLLDYFPKNTPLFIDDFQKITEMDHKITHETAEFSLSEKILNRSIDGMIYLSDTIHSLRQYKPATFFSNFQKGLGNLKFDQLHNFNQHTIQSFFGQIQLLKVEVEHLTKINYTVILAVSKEKQGKLIDSLQDIDAYFTLSSLQAIQGNKVNIVNINLANGFNLLEEKVVLITENEIFGKNKKRRTKRLNITNAERLKDYNELSVGDFVVHQTHGIGKYLGLETIEIANIHRDYLTIQYQNNDTISIPVDQVDLLTKYAAGEGKPPKVNKLNDGRWKRTVKTVSKQIEDISADLIKLYAARESQKGFAFAPDDASQQEFDDAFSYTETEDQLRSVKEIKQDMERVRPMDRLLVGDVGFGKTEVAMRAAFKAINDHKQVAILVPTTVLAEQHYNNFRERFNDFGVNVAVMSRFQTKKEQTEILEKLKKDRVDLLIGTHRLLSKDVVFFDLGLMIIDEEQRFGVKHKERLKELKTQVDVLTLTATPIPRTLHMSMMGIRDLSVIETPPTNRYPVQTYVMETNFGVLRDAVLREISRGGQVFYVYNRVDTIEQKVAQISELIPEARVSYIHGQMSEVQLENTLLEFINGEYDVLVATTIIETGVDIPNANTLFVEDADRMGLSQLYQLRGRVGRSNRVAYAYFMYQPDKSLTDVSEKRLEAIKGFTELGSGFKIAMRDLSIRGSGNILGAEQSGFIDSIGFDLYAQLLEEAVNKRLGKTKKTAKSSSEISLGIDAFLPTDYISDQRQKIEIYKRIREIESRVYYQDLQDELIDRFGEYPDTVAYLLEIGLLKCFADHALVDKIERQLVNITFTMSKSANHQFMPQDYFDALSKTTLKAKIGEEKGLMMIRFDIRQISEATYLAQIMAFTERLSRIRDEKINEKTID, from the coding sequence ATGAAACTTACAACCCTATTTGATGAGAATCTACCAGTAAATAAATGGCATCGTGATCTAAATAAGGCATCGCGTACCTTATTCACTGGCATTCAAGGTACGATCAAAGCACTGTTGATGGCTACAGCATACGATAACTACCCTGATAAATACATTATCATCACAGATAGTCAATATCACGCTAGCGAGCTCTATAGTGATTTAGCAGAGATTATTGGTGAGGACAAAATCTTCCAATATTTCTCTGATGATAATATTTTTGCAGAATATGCAATTGCCAGTAAAGAAAGAATCGCTTATCGACTAGATGCCCTTACTTTCTTGGAAGATGATCAAGCGGATGGTTTTTTAATCATACCGATTTTTGCTTTACGCAATTTATTACCGAATCCAAAAACGTTTAAGAATTTCAAGTTGACATTTACAGTCGGTCAAGAGATTGATGTTGAGGCAATTGCCAAGCAATTATCAACACGCTCTTTTGACCTTGTCCAACGTGTGATGAGCCCTGGAGAGTTTTCAAAACGTGGTGATATTTTAGATATTTATCCTTTAACTGCCGAAAATCCGATTAGAATAGAGTTTTTTGGTGATGAAATCGATGGAATTCGCTACTTTGATATAGAAACACAACGCTCTTTACAAGAAGTAAATACAGTAACGATTACACCAGCATCTGACTTTGTCCTAAGTCAAGATGACTTTGCACGTGGTGTCAATAACCTCTCAAGTATAACAGATTTAGATGAGCAACAAAAATCTTATTTTGATGAACTCATTGGTGCTGCCAAACATGACCACTATCATCCTGATTTAAGAAAATTTAGCGAATTTTTTTATGAAGACAAATGGACATTACTAGATTATTTTCCGAAAAATACGCCACTATTTATCGATGATTTTCAAAAAATAACTGAAATGGATCATAAAATCACACACGAGACAGCCGAGTTCAGTTTATCTGAAAAGATACTTAATCGTTCTATTGATGGTATGATTTACTTATCTGATACAATTCATAGTTTAAGGCAGTATAAGCCAGCAACCTTTTTCTCAAATTTTCAAAAAGGGCTAGGCAACTTAAAATTTGATCAATTACATAATTTTAATCAGCATACAATCCAATCTTTCTTTGGCCAAATACAACTACTAAAAGTTGAAGTAGAGCATTTAACTAAAATTAACTATACAGTAATCCTTGCCGTTTCAAAAGAGAAGCAAGGTAAGTTGATAGATAGTTTACAAGATATTGACGCTTATTTTACACTGTCCTCACTTCAAGCAATTCAGGGAAACAAAGTCAACATCGTTAATATAAATTTGGCAAATGGCTTTAATCTACTTGAAGAAAAAGTCGTGCTCATTACAGAAAATGAGATTTTCGGTAAAAATAAAAAAAGACGAACTAAAAGACTTAACATTACAAATGCAGAACGACTTAAAGACTATAATGAGTTATCAGTTGGCGATTTTGTCGTTCATCAAACACATGGAATCGGTAAGTACTTAGGTCTTGAGACGATTGAAATTGCTAATATACATCGGGATTACCTAACGATTCAATATCAGAATAATGATACAATCTCTATTCCGGTTGACCAAGTCGATTTACTAACTAAGTATGCTGCAGGTGAAGGAAAACCACCTAAAGTCAACAAACTGAATGATGGTAGATGGAAGCGAACTGTCAAAACTGTCAGCAAACAAATTGAAGATATTTCAGCTGATTTGATCAAACTTTATGCAGCTAGAGAAAGTCAAAAGGGATTTGCTTTTGCTCCTGATGATGCTAGTCAGCAAGAATTTGATGATGCCTTTTCCTATACTGAAACAGAGGACCAACTACGCTCTGTCAAAGAAATCAAACAAGACATGGAAAGAGTCCGCCCTATGGACAGATTGTTAGTCGGTGATGTGGGGTTTGGTAAAACAGAAGTTGCCATGCGTGCTGCCTTTAAGGCAATAAATGACCACAAACAAGTTGCCATTTTAGTCCCTACAACGGTACTAGCAGAGCAACACTACAATAATTTTAGAGAGCGGTTCAATGATTTTGGTGTAAACGTTGCTGTGATGTCTCGTTTTCAAACCAAAAAAGAGCAAACTGAAATACTCGAAAAATTAAAAAAAGACCGTGTCGATTTACTCATTGGCACACACCGTCTCCTATCTAAAGACGTCGTCTTTTTCGATTTAGGCTTAATGATCATCGATGAGGAACAAAGGTTTGGTGTCAAACATAAGGAAAGACTTAAGGAGCTTAAAACCCAAGTTGATGTCTTAACATTGACAGCTACACCGATTCCCCGGACCCTACATATGTCGATGATGGGCATTCGAGACCTATCAGTCATTGAAACCCCACCTACTAATCGTTATCCTGTACAGACCTACGTTATGGAGACAAATTTTGGTGTGCTAAGAGATGCTGTGTTAAGAGAAATATCACGTGGCGGACAAGTTTTCTATGTTTACAACCGTGTTGACACAATAGAACAAAAAGTAGCCCAGATTTCAGAACTGATTCCCGAAGCACGTGTTAGCTATATCCATGGTCAAATGAGTGAAGTACAGTTAGAGAATACCTTGCTTGAATTTATAAACGGTGAATACGATGTATTGGTTGCGACAACAATTATTGAAACTGGTGTGGATATTCCAAATGCTAATACGCTATTTGTAGAGGATGCTGATAGAATGGGACTTTCTCAGCTCTATCAACTGCGAGGTCGTGTTGGCCGTTCTAATCGTGTCGCCTATGCCTATTTCATGTACCAACCTGATAAATCACTGACTGATGTTTCTGAGAAAAGACTAGAGGCGATTAAGGGATTTACTGAATTAGGATCCGGTTTTAAAATTGCCATGCGTGATTTATCTATTCGTGGATCTGGTAACATTTTGGGTGCTGAACAATCAGGCTTTATTGATTCAATTGGCTTTGATTTGTATGCGCAACTTCTAGAAGAAGCAGTCAATAAACGACTTGGTAAAACAAAGAAAACAGCAAAATCAAGTTCTGAAATTTCACTTGGTATCGATGCCTTCTTACCAACAGACTATATTTCTGATCAACGCCAAAAAATAGAAATTTATAAGCGTATTAGAGAAATAGAGAGCCGCGTCTACTATCAAGATTTACAAGATGAGTTAATTGATCGTTTTGGTGAATATCCTGATACTGTTGCTTATTTATTAGAAATTGGTCTGTTAAAATGTTTTGCTGATCATGCATTAGTTGACAAAATAGAACGACAACTTGTCAACATCACGTTTACGATGAGTAAATCAGCCAATCATCAGTTTATGCCACAAGATTATTTTGATGCCCTCTCCAAGACAACTCTAAAAGCAAAAATTGGCGAAGAAAAAGGCCTGATGATGATTCGTTTTGATATTAGACAGATATCAGAAGCAACTTATCTTGCACAAATTATGGCCTTTACAGAGCGCTTAAGTCGTATTAGAGATGAGAAAATAAATGAAAAGACCATTGATTAA